From Parasphaerochaeta coccoides DSM 17374, a single genomic window includes:
- the citD gene encoding citrate lyase acyl carrier protein → MVIEKPAMAGTLESSDIQVMVEPAKEGIALELESSVMAQFGDQIRDTILEVLKKMDVDGVKISAHDQGALECTIRSRVQTAVLRAGNVTENLPWGTVL, encoded by the coding sequence ATGGTGATAGAAAAGCCTGCTATGGCGGGAACTTTGGAATCAAGTGACATACAGGTGATGGTAGAGCCCGCGAAGGAAGGGATTGCCCTTGAGCTTGAAAGCAGCGTGATGGCTCAGTTCGGTGATCAGATTCGAGACACCATCCTTGAAGTGTTGAAGAAGATGGATGTAGACGGAGTGAAGATATCCGCCCACGATCAAGGGGCTCTCGAATGCACGATTCGCTCCCGTGTCCAGACAGCGGTACTTCGAGCCGGCAACGTAACGGAGAATCTTCCGTGGGGGACAGTGCTATGA
- the citF gene encoding citrate lyase subunit alpha, with the protein MINKAGRDIPDELLKDGLEVFQGQYYRDGYEYKKAAPKVKGYVQPRGSKVVDSLKDAILKCGLKDGMTVSFHHHFREGDYVASMVMEVIHELGFKDIYICASSLGAAQKSFVPMIEDGTITGISTSGVRAEIGRAISEGKLPRPAMIRTHGGRVRAIETGDIHIDIAFIGAPTSDELGNSRGTGGKSDCGVLSYAVVDARYADKVVVVTDMLVPTPNLPAGIQGIDVDYVVVVDQIGNPKKIASAVLRMTENPRELMIAEYATKCMVATPYFKDGFSFQTGAGGASLAVTRFLRPYMEKQGIQMGFACGGIVEPMVQLLKDGFIRKIVDTQDFDIASVESIGKTPGHVEISTSEYANPLNKGAFVNYLDFVILGALEVDVDYNVNVVQGSDGLIQGAPGGHVDTAAGAKCTIIATPLVRSRIPSIRDRVTSVTTPGESVDIVVTEYGVAVNPARADLIACLADSGVPLKTIEELRDEAYKLVGTPADIKFEDKIVALVEYRDGTIIDVIRKPADLG; encoded by the coding sequence ATGATCAACAAAGCAGGACGCGACATCCCGGATGAACTCCTCAAGGATGGCCTGGAAGTATTCCAGGGACAATATTACCGTGATGGATACGAATACAAGAAAGCTGCCCCGAAGGTGAAAGGTTACGTGCAACCCCGTGGCAGCAAGGTTGTTGATTCCTTGAAGGATGCTATCCTCAAGTGCGGTTTGAAAGATGGCATGACCGTGTCATTCCATCACCATTTCCGTGAGGGGGACTATGTTGCCAGCATGGTCATGGAAGTAATCCATGAACTAGGATTCAAGGACATCTACATCTGTGCTTCAAGCCTTGGCGCTGCTCAGAAAAGCTTTGTCCCGATGATTGAGGATGGAACCATCACTGGCATTTCCACCAGCGGCGTCCGTGCTGAGATAGGCCGTGCCATATCCGAAGGGAAACTGCCCAGACCGGCGATGATCAGAACCCATGGCGGACGTGTGCGGGCTATTGAGACCGGCGACATCCACATTGACATTGCGTTCATCGGCGCTCCGACGAGCGACGAACTCGGCAACTCCAGGGGAACCGGCGGCAAGTCCGATTGCGGAGTTCTTTCGTATGCCGTCGTTGATGCCCGGTACGCCGACAAGGTAGTGGTCGTCACCGACATGCTTGTGCCGACTCCGAACCTGCCTGCGGGCATCCAGGGCATCGATGTCGATTATGTCGTTGTCGTTGACCAGATTGGCAATCCCAAAAAGATTGCTTCCGCGGTACTCCGCATGACGGAAAATCCCCGTGAACTGATGATTGCCGAATATGCAACGAAGTGCATGGTGGCTACTCCTTATTTCAAGGACGGATTTTCCTTTCAGACGGGAGCCGGTGGCGCAAGCCTTGCAGTGACCCGTTTCCTCCGTCCGTACATGGAGAAGCAGGGTATCCAGATGGGATTTGCCTGTGGAGGCATTGTCGAGCCGATGGTTCAGCTTTTGAAGGACGGCTTCATCAGGAAGATTGTTGACACGCAGGACTTTGATATCGCTTCCGTAGAATCAATCGGCAAGACGCCCGGACATGTCGAGATTTCGACATCCGAGTATGCCAACCCGCTGAACAAGGGCGCGTTCGTCAACTACCTGGATTTCGTCATCCTTGGAGCGTTGGAAGTGGATGTTGATTACAACGTCAATGTCGTCCAGGGTTCCGATGGCCTTATCCAGGGGGCTCCTGGCGGGCATGTGGACACGGCGGCTGGCGCAAAATGCACAATTATCGCCACACCACTTGTGCGGAGCCGCATTCCGAGCATCCGTGACCGGGTGACATCGGTCACAACTCCCGGTGAGAGCGTCGATATCGTCGTGACGGAATATGGCGTTGCGGTCAATCCAGCGCGCGCGGACTTGATTGCGTGCCTGGCTGACAGCGGCGTACCGCTCAAGACGATTGAGGAGCTGCGCGACGAGGCTTACAAACTTGTGGGTACTCCCGCGGACATCAAATTTGAGGACAAAATAGTGGCGCTCGTCGAATACCGCGACGGAACCATCATTGATGTCATACGCAAACCTGCCGATTTGGGCTGA
- a CDS encoding aldolase/citrate lyase family protein — protein MGDSAMTDAQKNRIRRTMMFLNTQRAALVKDSYVYKPDSVLLDLEDAVAEGEKDSARVQLYNTLKYVDYHGVERFVRINGLDTPHYKEDIRASVAGGADGIRIPKTETKNDVALVEELVEKAEKEFGRPVGSTMLMAALESPRAVLNAYEIATSSDRMMGIALSAGDFKRTMHARQTADGSELATARGLIIMAARAAGIMAFDTVYTNIDDIAGLRREAELIRDMGFDGKSLISPKQIATIHEVFTPTEKEISRAEHLILAVEENKKKGVGVLVVDGAMVDIAMVEGAYRTLTLAKASGVYKGGLV, from the coding sequence GTGGGGGACAGTGCTATGACCGATGCCCAGAAAAACCGTATCCGACGAACAATGATGTTCCTCAACACGCAGAGGGCGGCTCTCGTCAAGGATTCATACGTGTACAAACCTGACTCCGTCCTTCTTGACCTTGAGGACGCTGTTGCGGAGGGAGAGAAGGATTCTGCCCGCGTACAGCTGTACAACACGCTGAAGTATGTCGATTACCACGGTGTGGAGAGATTCGTGAGGATCAACGGACTTGATACCCCTCATTATAAGGAAGACATCCGTGCTTCCGTGGCCGGTGGCGCTGATGGTATCCGCATCCCCAAGACCGAGACGAAGAATGATGTCGCCCTGGTCGAGGAACTGGTGGAGAAAGCCGAGAAGGAATTTGGCAGACCGGTCGGTTCCACAATGCTGATGGCAGCCTTGGAGTCTCCCCGCGCAGTGCTGAACGCATACGAGATTGCCACCAGCAGCGACAGGATGATGGGAATTGCCCTGAGCGCCGGTGATTTCAAGAGAACGATGCATGCCCGTCAGACTGCTGACGGTTCCGAGCTGGCCACGGCTCGCGGCTTGATCATCATGGCCGCCCGTGCCGCTGGCATCATGGCCTTCGATACCGTATACACCAACATTGATGACATAGCCGGACTGCGCCGTGAAGCCGAACTGATTCGGGACATGGGTTTCGACGGCAAATCCTTGATCAGCCCAAAGCAGATTGCCACCATCCATGAGGTGTTCACGCCGACGGAGAAGGAAATCAGCCGTGCCGAGCATTTGATCCTCGCGGTAGAGGAAAACAAGAAGAAAGGTGTCGGTGTCCTTGTCGTCGATGGCGCCATGGTTGACATTGCCATGGTCGAAGGCGCCTACAGGACCCTGACGCTTGCAAAGGCATCGGGAGTGTACAAGGGAGGCTTGGTATGA
- a CDS encoding CitMHS family transporter, with protein MMTLLAWAMIATFMALIITKKLSPFTALIVVPFLFALVGSFFGLYAEQAAKVYKIADPTLWHQIRVLGEFTVEGVKKTSTTGIMLLFAIMYFSIMLNTGMFDPITRRMIQFAKGDPKRILIATGIVAAAVSLNGDGTTTTLIVCTAFLPLYKKMNMKLMNLAVITVLMNTIMNLLPWGGPTARVISVLPSLNGKDAEILRALAPGMVVAFLYMMGVCYVLGRRESARIGVRTFTQAELNELTASASPEEEALKRPKLFWFNLILTIALVAMLMAGTFPSVFLFLAGTVVALMVNYPKQKDQKARIQDNAGDALQVVILVFAAGIFSGLFTSTGMSTALANSLVAIIPQSLGRAWGLVVAVLSAPGTFFLSNDAFYYGVLPVFAETGKLYGFSEMSLGVASLLGQAFHLLSPLVAFIYLLINLTEVEMGAWQKEAGKWAIGIFISFVGVAAITGIVPLII; from the coding sequence ATGATGACATTACTTGCCTGGGCAATGATCGCCACCTTCATGGCGCTCATCATTACCAAGAAGTTGTCTCCGTTTACGGCGCTTATAGTCGTGCCGTTCCTGTTTGCTCTGGTAGGATCGTTCTTCGGTCTTTATGCCGAGCAGGCAGCCAAGGTGTACAAGATCGCCGATCCGACGCTCTGGCACCAGATTCGGGTCTTGGGTGAATTCACCGTTGAAGGTGTCAAGAAGACTTCGACGACCGGTATCATGTTGCTGTTCGCAATCATGTACTTCTCAATCATGCTGAACACCGGTATGTTTGACCCGATTACCCGCAGGATGATTCAGTTCGCCAAGGGCGATCCGAAGCGCATCCTGATTGCGACCGGTATTGTTGCGGCAGCTGTCTCCCTCAATGGTGATGGAACGACGACGACACTCATCGTATGTACTGCTTTCCTTCCGCTTTACAAGAAGATGAACATGAAGCTGATGAACCTTGCGGTAATCACGGTTTTGATGAACACCATCATGAACCTGTTGCCCTGGGGCGGGCCTACGGCACGCGTCATTTCCGTCCTTCCGTCACTTAACGGCAAGGATGCCGAAATCCTGCGGGCTCTGGCTCCCGGCATGGTCGTTGCATTCCTCTACATGATGGGCGTCTGTTATGTCCTTGGTCGTCGTGAAAGCGCTCGCATCGGGGTCAGGACGTTCACTCAGGCCGAGCTCAATGAGCTGACGGCTTCCGCGTCCCCTGAAGAAGAAGCTTTGAAAAGACCTAAGCTGTTCTGGTTCAATCTTATCCTGACCATTGCGTTGGTCGCCATGCTGATGGCCGGTACGTTCCCGTCAGTATTCCTCTTCCTTGCCGGTACGGTTGTTGCCCTGATGGTCAACTATCCTAAGCAGAAGGATCAGAAGGCGCGTATCCAGGATAACGCAGGCGATGCGTTGCAGGTTGTCATCCTTGTCTTTGCGGCAGGCATTTTCTCCGGTCTGTTTACCAGCACAGGCATGTCCACCGCACTGGCGAACAGCCTTGTCGCCATCATTCCCCAGAGCCTTGGCCGCGCATGGGGTCTTGTTGTCGCGGTGTTGTCGGCTCCTGGTACTTTCTTCCTGTCGAACGATGCGTTCTACTATGGCGTTCTGCCTGTCTTTGCGGAGACCGGAAAACTCTACGGTTTCAGCGAAATGTCGCTTGGTGTTGCTTCCTTGCTTGGTCAGGCGTTCCACTTGCTGAGTCCTCTGGTAGCCTTCATCTATCTGTTGATCAACCTGACCGAGGTGGAGATGGGCGCATGGCAGAAGGAAGCCGGAAAGTGGGCCATTGGTATCTTCATCAGTTTTGTCGGTGTTGCTGCCATCACGGGCATCGTGCCACTGATAATCTGA